A genomic region of Bactrocera dorsalis isolate Fly_Bdor chromosome 3, ASM2337382v1, whole genome shotgun sequence contains the following coding sequences:
- the LOC109579784 gene encoding glutathione S-transferase D1 — MGKIDLYAIGGSAPCRAVLLTLKALNVPFEYKLVNLLTGDNRKPEYLAINPHGTVPTLVDDGVMLTDSHAIITYVVDKYGTDDSLYPKDLVRRAKVNQALFYEATVVFDRTLLSISKPIFTNNTVVPVAKIDAVFKVYEQLESFLQAHTYFAGEQLTVADFSLVATVTTLFTYAELDTSKYPKIHEWVRRLEELPYYAEANGAGLKQYNDIVKAIGFKVLR; from the coding sequence atgggaaaaattgaTTTGTACGCAATTGGTGGAAGCGCGCCGTGTCGTGCTGTTTTACTAACTTTGAAAGCATTGAATGTGCCCTTCGAATACAAACTTGTCAACTTATTGACAGGTGATAATCGAAAACCGGAATACCTCGCCATTAATCCACATGGCACGGTACCAACATTGGTTGACGACGGTGTGATGCTCACTGATTCGCATGCTATTATCACATATGTGGTTGACAAATACGGTACTGATGACTCACTATACCCAAAGGATCTAGTCCGTCGCGCCAAGGTCAATCAAGCTTTATTCTATGAAGCCACCGTGGTTTTCGATCGCACACTCCTCAGTATTAGCAAACCGATATTTACTAACAACACTGTGGTTCCGGTTGCTAAAATTGATGCAGTCTTTAAGGTATATGAGCAGCTGGAAAGTTTCctacaagcacatacatacttcgCTGGCGAACAGCTAACGGTGGCCGATTTCTCACTCGTGGCTACGGTAACAACTTTATTTACTTACGCCGAACTCGATACGAGTAAATATCCTAAAATCCACGAATGGGTTAGGCGACTGGAGGAGCTGCCGTACTACGCCGAAGCGAACGGTGCTGGTTTGAAGCAATATAATGATATTGTAAAAGCAATTGGTTTTAAGGTTTtacgttaa
- the LOC125775308 gene encoding glutathione S-transferase D1-like yields MGKLELYAIDASAPCRAVLLTLKALNVPFEYKLVNLMTGENRTPEYLAINPLGTVPTLVDDGVVLTDSHAIITYVVDKYGTDDSLYPKDLVLRAKVNQALFYEATVVFDRTLLSISKPIFTNNTVVPAAKIDAVFKVYEQLESFLQAHPYFAGEQLTVADFSLVATVTALFPFAELDAGKYPKIHEWIRRLEQLPYYAEANAAGVKQYYDVLKAIGFKVLK; encoded by the coding sequence atgggaAAACTTGAATTGTACGCAATTGATGCAAGTGCGCCATGTCGGGCTGTTTTACTAACTTTGAAAGCATTGAATGTGCCTTTCGAATACAAACTGGTCAACTTAATGACTGGTGAGAATCGAACACCGGAATACCTCGCCATTAATCCACTTGGCACAGTACCAACTTTAGTTGATGACGGAGTGGTACTCACTGATTCGCATGCTATTATCACATATGTGGTTGACAAATACGGCACTGATGATTCGCTATATCCAAAGGATCTAGTCCTTCGCGCCAAGGTCAATCAAGCTTTATTCTATGAAGCCACCGTGGTTTTCGATCGCACACTCCTCAGTATTAGCAAACCGATATTTACTAATAACACTGTGGTTCCGGCTGCCAAAATTGATGCAGTCTTTAAAGTATATGAGCAGCTGGAAAGTTTCCTGCAAGCACATCCATACTTCGCTGGCGAACAGCTAACGGTGGCCGATTTTTCACTCGTCGCTACAGTAACAGCCTTATTCCCTTTCGCCGAACTCGATGCGGGTAAATACCCGAAAATCCATGAATGGATTAGGCGACTGGAGCAGCTGCCGTACTATGCCGAAGCGAACGCTGCTGGGGTGAAGCAATATTATGATGTTCTAAAAGCAATTGGTTTTAaggtattaaaataa
- the LOC105229690 gene encoding glutathione S-transferase 1-1 — protein sequence MGKLELYAIDVSAPCRAVLLTLKALNVPFEYKLVNLMTGENRTPEYLAINPHGTVPTLVDDGVVLTDSHAIITYVVDKYGTDDSLYSKDLVLRAKVNQVLFFEATVVFDRTLFSIAKPIFTNNTVVPAAKIDAVYKVYEQLESFLQAHPYFAGEQLTVADFSLVATVTTLFTYAELDMGKYPKIHEWIRRLEELPYYAEANGTGLKLYNDVVKAIGFKVLK from the coding sequence atgggaaAACTTGAGTTATATGCAATTGATGTAAGCGCGCCGTGTCGTGCTGTTTTACTAACTTTAAAAGCATTGAATGTGCCCTTCGAATACAAACTTGTCAACTTAATGACAGGGGAGAATCGAACACCGGAATACCTCGCCATTAATCCACATGGCACGGTACCAACTTTAGTTGATGACGGAGTGGTACTCACTGATTCGCATGCTATTATCACATATGTGGTTGACAAATACGGTACTGACGATTCGCTATATTCAAAGGATCTAGTCCTTCGCGCCAAAGTTAACCAAGTTTTATTCTTTGAAGCCACCGTGGTTTTCGATCGCACACTCTTCAGTATTGCCAAACCCATATTTACTAATAACACTGTGGTTCCGGCTGCCAAAATTGATGCAGTCTATAAGGTATATGAGCAGCTGGAAAGTTTCCTGCAAGCACATCCATACTTCGCTGGCGAACAGCTAACGGTTGCCGATTTCTCACTCGTCGCTACGGTAACAACCTTATTTACTTACGCCGAACTGGATATGGGTAAATATCCTAAAATCCACGAATGGATTAGGCGACTGGAGGAGCTGCCGTACTATGCCGAAGCGAACGGTACTGGTTTGAAGCTATATAATGATGTTGTAAAAGCAATTGGTTTTaaggttttaaaataa